One stretch of Akkermansia sp. RCC_12PD DNA includes these proteins:
- a CDS encoding DUF4339 domain-containing protein: protein MKKYFICDDFGNQQGPYSEHVLQVLHEESSIRSDTRIREIQSSEWGTYSDIAESALQDKSRKDMDESSYLITLPDGETEGPYTKEQIKALYRNGRLDGNLLCCKRGASSWEPLETLIGKNSQQPVSPEISGGVMEGNIPSFSSEGNESSRLMPEMSPIPNTSSPSRESTSYGNPPLQDERSTLSGQEYNMKAFWVMTMLYILSPLLIIIASATYAGYAQFSLTILGIGVLFFLYAQISLLINTWKAWKCIQAITQYGRRIPSAGQAVGLLFVPVFHLYWMYVCFVGLVDNASWLARVSQQTKLRLKAWPMFAFVLFTQLTFGSCIITNGFLPEFRPFFDLLSWLWLPWPIAVFWYTERIIQSFPRPQGRKRKSS from the coding sequence ATGAAAAAATATTTTATTTGCGACGATTTCGGGAATCAGCAAGGCCCCTATTCCGAGCATGTGCTTCAAGTTCTCCACGAGGAGAGCTCCATACGGTCTGATACCCGTATTCGTGAAATTCAGTCTTCTGAATGGGGCACATATTCGGACATTGCCGAAAGCGCGTTGCAGGATAAATCCCGGAAGGATATGGATGAATCCTCCTACCTGATTACTTTGCCGGATGGAGAAACCGAAGGCCCTTATACCAAAGAACAAATTAAAGCCCTGTATCGCAATGGTCGATTGGACGGAAACCTTCTTTGCTGCAAGAGGGGCGCATCCTCATGGGAGCCACTTGAAACGTTAATCGGAAAAAATTCTCAACAGCCTGTTTCTCCTGAAATTTCAGGAGGAGTTATGGAAGGAAATATTCCATCTTTCTCAAGTGAAGGCAACGAGAGTTCTCGTTTAATGCCGGAAATGTCACCCATACCTAATACATCGTCACCATCAAGAGAAAGCACTTCATATGGTAATCCTCCATTACAGGACGAAAGAAGTACTCTCTCTGGGCAGGAGTATAACATGAAAGCGTTCTGGGTAATGACTATGCTGTATATTTTGTCCCCGTTGTTGATTATTATAGCATCAGCAACTTATGCCGGTTATGCCCAGTTCTCATTAACGATTTTAGGCATAGGAGTATTGTTCTTTCTGTATGCACAGATTTCATTACTGATTAATACGTGGAAGGCGTGGAAATGCATACAGGCAATTACCCAATATGGTCGTCGCATCCCCTCAGCGGGGCAGGCCGTGGGGCTGTTGTTCGTTCCCGTGTTTCATTTGTACTGGATGTATGTCTGCTTTGTAGGATTGGTCGACAATGCCTCCTGGCTTGCCCGCGTCTCTCAGCAAACCAAACTTAGACTGAAAGCATGGCCGATGTTTGCCTTTGTGCTATTCACTCAACTCACTTTCGGAAGCTGCATCATCACCAATGGATTTCTACCTGAATTTCGACCCTTTTTTGATCTCCTTTCCTGGCTTTGGTTACCATGGCCGATCGCCGTGTTCTGGTACACTGAAAGAATTATTCAGTCATTTCCTCGTCCTCAAGGAAGGAAAAGGAAATCTTCATAG
- a CDS encoding GYF domain-containing protein, producing the protein MKSYLIKLPDGTQMGPFPWEKIDKLYASRRISGDDLVWTEGMPAWLPLREVQKQKAEPHPQQTDASDDSRQGKKEESYFLSSGGESRKGPYTLKEISNWYHTGQLSPAAFLWKEGMTEWVRVGEFISSHQGDSSFWGSIFRMLSSLTGLSPIEKFSLKSMFKGMFRRRPEQERIDFFTSGGSKSTPSLEEISTDWPAPWIFIRVLGLSLLMCIGCLSMLEAFNNSPVVAGAASLGLLFAISFAVPFSVLVLFAEFNVRRNISWYSIIVLVLGGGTLSLIVTLILNDLSGNPRAAYWAGPIEELAKLIVVIFFARKFFLNGQILNGMLCGAAVGAGFAGFETAGYIMSTEYGSDPLDTAVLRGILAPFAHVSWSAIMAGAFWLAMKKQRQNSTPPILQPSFWRIAVIPIGLHMFWNSPLLMKSELLVLCKYGICAVICWCMVFLLLNEGLIQVRQAKEHKIDL; encoded by the coding sequence ATGAAGTCTTATTTGATCAAGCTACCGGACGGAACTCAAATGGGGCCGTTCCCATGGGAGAAGATAGATAAATTGTATGCTTCCCGTAGAATCAGCGGGGATGATCTGGTATGGACGGAAGGAATGCCAGCATGGCTTCCTCTTCGCGAAGTTCAGAAACAGAAAGCCGAGCCGCATCCACAACAAACGGATGCATCAGACGATTCCAGGCAGGGGAAGAAGGAGGAGTCTTATTTTCTTTCATCGGGAGGAGAAAGTCGAAAGGGGCCATATACGTTGAAGGAAATAAGCAACTGGTACCACACCGGGCAGCTTTCTCCTGCGGCTTTCCTGTGGAAGGAAGGGATGACGGAATGGGTGAGAGTGGGAGAATTTATCAGCAGCCATCAGGGGGACAGCTCCTTTTGGGGGAGTATTTTCCGAATGCTGTCATCTCTAACTGGGCTTTCTCCCATAGAAAAGTTCAGTTTGAAAAGCATGTTCAAGGGGATGTTTCGTCGCAGGCCGGAGCAGGAAAGGATAGATTTTTTTACGTCAGGCGGGTCGAAATCTACCCCCTCATTGGAAGAAATATCTACGGATTGGCCCGCGCCATGGATTTTCATCCGTGTTCTCGGCCTTTCCCTGTTGATGTGTATCGGGTGCCTAAGCATGCTTGAGGCATTTAATAACAGTCCTGTTGTTGCTGGTGCGGCTAGTTTAGGGCTGTTGTTTGCCATAAGTTTTGCAGTGCCCTTTTCCGTTCTTGTCTTGTTTGCGGAATTTAATGTCAGAAGGAACATCTCGTGGTATTCGATTATCGTCCTAGTGTTAGGTGGAGGAACTTTGTCTTTGATTGTTACATTGATTTTGAACGATCTTTCCGGTAATCCAAGGGCTGCTTACTGGGCCGGTCCTATTGAAGAACTCGCAAAACTTATTGTTGTCATTTTCTTTGCCCGAAAATTCTTTCTGAATGGACAAATTTTAAACGGCATGTTGTGTGGAGCCGCTGTAGGCGCCGGTTTTGCTGGTTTTGAAACAGCGGGTTATATCATGAGTACTGAATATGGTTCCGATCCATTAGACACGGCGGTACTGAGAGGAATTCTTGCTCCCTTTGCTCATGTTTCCTGGTCGGCAATTATGGCAGGGGCATTCTGGCTTGCTATGAAGAAACAACGGCAGAACAGCACTCCCCCTATCCTTCAGCCCTCTTTTTGGCGAATTGCTGTTATCCCGATAGGGCTTCACATGTTTTGGAACAGTCCTTTGTTGATGAAGTCGGAATTATTGGTCTTATGCAAATATGGGATATGTGCCGTCATCTGTTGGTGTATGGTCTTTTTACTTCTCAATGAAGGGTTGATCCAAGTCAGGCAGGCAAAGGAGCATAAAATCGACCTCTAG
- a CDS encoding IS5 family transposase (programmed frameshift): MSKDLYYLSPAQLERIQPYFPLSHGVARVDDRKVLSGIIYVIKNGLQWKDAPSEYGPYKTLYNRFIRWSRMGIFNKIFMELSRKNGSVEQLMIDSTHLKAHQTAASLLKKGLYPGCIGRTKGGLNTKLHAVCDQQGKPIALALTCGQTSDYKGAAMLLDHLPQASCLLADRGYDASWFRNALHHKGITPCIPSRKCRKKPVDYDKILYKQRHKVENMFGRIKDWRRIAMRYDRCAHTFFSAICFACCVIFYLN, encoded by the exons ATGAGCAAAGACCTGTATTATCTATCGCCAGCACAACTTGAACGTATACAACCTTACTTTCCTCTATCTCACGGAGTTGCCCGGGTGGATGACAGAAAGGTACTCAGCGGAATCATTTACGTGATTAAAAACGGCCTCCAATGGAAAGATGCTCCCAGTGAATACGGTCCCTACAAAACTCTCTACAATAGATTCATCCGGTGGAGCCGCATGGGAATCTTCAATAAAATTTTCATGGAGCTTTCCCGGAAAAACGGATCCGTAGAACAATTGATGATTGATTCTACTCATCTCAAGGCTCACCAGACAGCGGCCAGCCTGCTTAAAAAGGGGCTCTATCCCG GGTGTATCGGACGTACAAAAGGAGGGCTCAACACCAAACTGCATGCAGTTTGCGATCAACAAGGCAAACCCATAGCCCTGGCGCTGACTTGCGGACAGACCAGCGATTACAAGGGAGCTGCCATGTTATTGGATCATCTCCCTCAAGCTTCATGTCTGCTTGCCGATCGGGGATATGATGCCAGCTGGTTTAGAAATGCCTTGCATCACAAGGGAATCACCCCCTGCATACCTTCCCGGAAATGTCGCAAGAAGCCTGTTGATTACGACAAAATACTTTATAAGCAACGCCACAAAGTGGAAAACATGTTTGGGAGAATCAAGGACTGGAGGAGAATTGCCATGCGCTATGACCGATGTGCCCATACCTTCTTTTCTGCCATATGCTTTGCTTGTTGCGTTATCTTTTATCTTAATTAA
- a CDS encoding helix-turn-helix domain-containing protein, whose protein sequence is MMDFSKNKIKKNMKIIEGTFVSAEDIIEELRGIRECLDVLLTRQATESGSVVWASQATLAKRYDTSKSTICRLLAEAVSSGHVRMIRLHGGVQKYHVAEFDAFMASISILSCKKAKR, encoded by the coding sequence ATGATGGATTTTTCTAAAAATAAAATAAAAAAGAATATGAAAATCATAGAAGGTACTTTTGTCTCTGCTGAGGACATCATTGAAGAACTAAGGGGCATTCGGGAATGCCTGGATGTTCTTCTTACCCGACAGGCTACTGAATCCGGTTCTGTCGTCTGGGCAAGTCAGGCTACTCTTGCCAAGCGTTACGATACGAGTAAATCGACCATTTGCAGGTTACTGGCAGAAGCCGTGAGTTCAGGTCATGTCAGGATGATTCGCCTGCATGGCGGCGTCCAGAAGTATCATGTTGCCGAATTTGACGCTTTCATGGCGTCTATTTCGATTCTTTCCTGTAAAAAGGCTAAAAGATAA
- a CDS encoding site-specific integrase, which translates to MLDEQRKAQKRKAVYRVSIPAELSETGKRQNRYFTTQREGNAFAVQLRTRRNAEGSSVFQVSASEAQLFREAQQILEPYGLDVFGVIKELAPLLEQVNDVAEIRRLVRMGMEQEKRDSKSIPFCDAVSKLLEVKQHVQKRRESTLSQIRYITGRIGKCCPDFAVTLLSQLTTDDCRKMIGRTFKPDKQKNDARKILSSIFNFGIKRKWCHENPAQALDIIAIHEHEIHPLTPEEIAGLFQACRPPTREEKGMPRTSRKTVEGARLDLTCCLAPLAIMAFAGIRPQEVTRLTWNDIFLDTPEKVIKVRSRASKTGGTRQVNICPALEAWLRMAPHQEDDSICPPQWPVRWAGLRYRAGWDANGKRWPNDALRHTFASYHVLIHRNIPQLQLEMGHSSSTQIMHRYMNLSGVDQEMAERFWNLLPEGDFQNCQNT; encoded by the coding sequence GTGCTTGATGAACAACGCAAGGCTCAAAAAAGGAAAGCGGTCTACCGTGTTTCCATACCGGCTGAATTGTCGGAAACAGGCAAGAGGCAGAATCGTTATTTTACGACACAACGGGAAGGCAACGCCTTTGCCGTTCAGTTGAGGACAAGAAGAAATGCGGAAGGCAGCAGCGTGTTTCAAGTCTCTGCTTCCGAGGCGCAGCTATTCCGGGAAGCACAGCAGATTCTGGAACCTTATGGCCTTGATGTCTTTGGGGTCATCAAGGAGCTCGCTCCTCTTTTGGAACAGGTGAATGACGTAGCGGAAATCAGACGTCTTGTTCGGATGGGGATGGAACAGGAAAAGAGAGACAGCAAATCCATTCCTTTTTGTGACGCCGTATCAAAATTGCTGGAAGTAAAACAGCACGTCCAAAAACGCAGAGAAAGCACACTTTCCCAAATACGTTACATAACGGGACGCATCGGCAAATGCTGTCCGGATTTTGCTGTGACGCTCCTTTCTCAGCTGACGACGGACGACTGCCGGAAGATGATTGGCAGGACCTTCAAGCCGGATAAACAAAAGAATGATGCCCGGAAAATTCTCAGCAGCATCTTCAACTTCGGAATCAAACGGAAATGGTGCCATGAAAACCCGGCGCAGGCTCTTGACATCATTGCCATTCATGAACACGAAATCCATCCCCTGACTCCGGAAGAAATTGCAGGACTGTTCCAGGCTTGCCGTCCTCCGACAAGAGAGGAAAAAGGAATGCCCCGGACAAGCCGCAAAACGGTAGAGGGAGCGCGTCTCGACCTTACCTGTTGCTTGGCTCCTCTGGCGATCATGGCATTCGCCGGGATTCGTCCGCAGGAAGTAACCCGGCTGACCTGGAATGACATTTTCCTGGATACCCCGGAGAAAGTCATCAAAGTACGAAGTAGAGCCTCCAAGACGGGAGGAACTCGACAGGTCAACATCTGTCCGGCATTGGAAGCGTGGCTGCGCATGGCGCCTCATCAGGAGGATGACTCCATATGTCCGCCCCAGTGGCCCGTTCGATGGGCCGGTCTTCGTTACAGAGCCGGGTGGGATGCTAATGGGAAACGCTGGCCTAACGATGCCTTGCGCCATACCTTTGCCAGCTACCACGTCCTAATTCATCGGAACATTCCCCAGCTCCAGCTGGAAATGGGACATTCCAGTTCGACTCAGATCATGCACCGCTACATGAATCTGTCTGGCGTGGATCAGGAGATGGCAGAGCGTTTTTGGAATCTCCTTCCGGAAGGAGATTTTCAAAATTGCCAGAACACATGA
- a CDS encoding tRNA threonylcarbamoyladenosine dehydratase, with amino-acid sequence MNYEARFGGIGRLYGTRGLDTLRNSRMAVVGIGGVGSWAAEALARSGVGTIILMDLDDLCITNTNRQIHALGTTIGQSKTEAMAIRIRDINPEAEIITLDNFYTETNAKKLFGTAPDVIIDAIDSLSPKAHLIASCYRSKHSLITCGGAGGRTDPSKIEIADLSRTKGDALLSNLRSKLKNDYGLPLGEKKRNLKIPCIFSQETPVYPTCDGETSCSRDPGFQGKMGCDAGFGSITHITGTFGFFAASSAIKMLLNKKIPSVQP; translated from the coding sequence ATGAACTATGAAGCCAGATTCGGCGGCATAGGCCGCCTATACGGAACCAGAGGACTGGACACCCTCCGGAACTCCCGCATGGCCGTCGTCGGCATTGGAGGAGTAGGATCCTGGGCGGCGGAAGCGCTGGCGCGGTCGGGCGTGGGTACCATTATCCTGATGGACCTGGACGACCTTTGCATTACCAATACCAACCGGCAAATCCACGCGCTGGGAACAACCATCGGTCAATCCAAGACAGAAGCCATGGCGATCCGAATCAGGGATATTAATCCCGAAGCGGAAATCATCACGCTGGACAATTTTTATACGGAAACTAACGCGAAAAAGCTTTTTGGAACCGCGCCGGACGTCATTATTGATGCTATTGACTCCCTCTCTCCCAAGGCACACCTCATCGCCTCCTGCTACCGCAGCAAACATTCTCTCATCACCTGCGGGGGAGCCGGAGGACGGACGGACCCGTCCAAAATAGAAATTGCGGACCTCTCCCGGACGAAGGGAGACGCCCTGCTCTCCAACCTGCGCTCCAAACTTAAAAATGACTATGGCCTTCCACTGGGAGAAAAAAAACGCAATCTGAAAATCCCCTGCATCTTCTCCCAAGAAACGCCCGTCTACCCTACCTGTGATGGAGAAACCTCCTGCTCGCGCGATCCCGGCTTTCAGGGGAAAATGGGTTGTGACGCCGGTTTCGGCTCCATCACTCACATCACCGGCACCTTCGGCTTTTTTGCGGCATCATCCGCCATAAAAATGCTTCTGAACAAAAAAATACCATCAGTACAACCATGA
- a CDS encoding TIGR00282 family metallophosphoesterase: protein MITILFIGDVVGEPGRTALKHALPGLRETYGADFVVVNGENAAAGRGITPRLAQELLQAGVDVITTGDHVWDQVELAPWLDSEPRVLRPVNYPEGTPGHGSVVRETAKGKVAVMQVQGRSFIQPPLENPFLISEKEAQRLRNEERVQVILVDMHAETTSEKISTGYNLDGLVSAVIGTHTHVQTADETILEHGTAYLTDAGMCGPAIGVLGRERESILKRFRTSMPAKFPVAGWPVRLCGAVIRVDEETGKALDIIRISQIVEKPAS from the coding sequence ATGATAACCATACTATTTATAGGCGATGTGGTCGGAGAACCTGGACGCACCGCCTTGAAGCATGCGCTCCCCGGACTCCGGGAAACGTACGGAGCGGACTTTGTCGTGGTCAATGGGGAAAACGCCGCCGCCGGGCGCGGCATCACGCCCAGGCTGGCCCAGGAACTGCTGCAGGCCGGAGTGGACGTCATCACTACCGGAGACCATGTCTGGGACCAAGTGGAACTAGCCCCGTGGCTGGATTCCGAACCGCGCGTGCTGCGCCCCGTCAATTATCCCGAAGGCACGCCGGGGCACGGCAGCGTCGTGAGGGAGACGGCCAAGGGAAAAGTAGCGGTCATGCAGGTCCAGGGGCGCTCCTTTATCCAGCCGCCTCTGGAAAACCCTTTCCTCATCTCGGAAAAGGAGGCGCAAAGACTGAGAAACGAAGAACGCGTCCAGGTAATCCTGGTGGACATGCATGCGGAAACCACCAGTGAAAAAATCTCCACCGGGTACAATCTGGACGGACTGGTTTCCGCCGTCATAGGAACCCACACCCATGTGCAGACGGCGGACGAAACCATTCTGGAACACGGAACGGCCTACCTGACGGACGCCGGCATGTGCGGTCCCGCCATCGGCGTGCTGGGGAGGGAGCGGGAATCCATCCTCAAGCGGTTCCGCACCTCCATGCCGGCCAAATTCCCCGTAGCGGGCTGGCCCGTGCGCCTTTGCGGCGCGGTCATCCGTGTGGATGAGGAGACCGGGAAAGCCCTGGATATCATCCGCATCAGCCAAATCGTGGAAAAACCGGCCTCCTGA
- a CDS encoding universal stress protein → MKNILVAIDFSNATDAVIHQIGKLACPNDSIIHLLHIVEPSICYEVSGVLPDEVPVPVMDQTEENEVISIAKNHLKKTAEKLSQLTDATIVQAVEDEFEISEAVINYAEKHHIDMIVVGKHNHGFLSTVFLGSVASSVMRKSPVPVLVVPVTKEEQ, encoded by the coding sequence ATGAAGAATATTCTGGTAGCCATTGATTTCTCCAACGCCACGGACGCCGTCATCCATCAGATCGGCAAACTGGCCTGTCCCAACGACAGCATCATCCATCTGCTCCACATTGTGGAACCCAGCATTTGTTATGAAGTCTCCGGCGTGCTTCCGGATGAAGTCCCCGTCCCCGTCATGGACCAGACGGAGGAAAACGAAGTCATATCCATCGCTAAAAACCATTTGAAAAAAACGGCGGAGAAACTCTCCCAGCTGACAGACGCCACCATCGTACAGGCGGTGGAAGACGAATTCGAAATCAGCGAGGCAGTCATCAACTATGCCGAAAAACACCACATAGACATGATTGTGGTGGGCAAGCACAACCACGGCTTCCTTTCCACCGTCTTCCTGGGCAGCGTAGCCAGCTCTGTCATGCGGAAATCCCCCGTTCCCGTGCTGGTGGTTCCCGTTACCAAGGAAGAGCAGTAG
- the trpS gene encoding tryptophan--tRNA ligase, with protein MRIITGLQPSGKLHIGNYFGAMEPAVRMQDRGESYYFLADYHAMSTVHDADTLRENCKNLATDFLAVGLDPEKCVFFRQSSVPEVNELAWILSTVCPVGLLERCHSYKDKIAKGFSPSNALFTYPVLMAADILMYDSDLVPVGKDQKQHLEVTRDLAGKMNEQFGEGTCKLPDALIAESTAIVPGLDGQKMSKSYHNTLPIFGEEKATRKLIMRIPTDSTPVEEPKPTENSIILQLYKLFSSAEGYEDMVRGFRNGGCGYGDFKKRLFDAYWEYFRAARERRVELEASQDYVHQVLENGARKARETASVVLDRVRRAVGLG; from the coding sequence ATGCGTATCATTACAGGACTTCAACCCAGCGGCAAGCTGCACATCGGCAACTACTTCGGAGCCATGGAACCTGCCGTCCGCATGCAGGACCGCGGAGAATCCTACTATTTTCTGGCGGATTACCACGCCATGAGCACCGTGCACGACGCGGACACCCTGCGCGAAAACTGCAAAAATCTGGCAACGGATTTCCTGGCCGTGGGACTGGACCCGGAAAAATGCGTCTTCTTCCGCCAGTCTTCCGTGCCGGAAGTCAATGAACTGGCCTGGATACTCAGCACCGTATGCCCCGTGGGGCTGCTGGAACGCTGCCACTCCTACAAGGACAAGATCGCCAAAGGCTTTTCCCCCAGCAACGCCCTCTTTACCTATCCCGTACTGATGGCTGCGGACATCCTGATGTATGACTCCGACCTGGTACCCGTAGGCAAGGACCAGAAACAGCATCTGGAAGTCACCCGCGACCTGGCCGGCAAAATGAACGAACAATTTGGAGAAGGCACCTGCAAGCTGCCGGACGCCCTCATTGCGGAAAGCACCGCCATTGTCCCCGGGCTGGACGGCCAGAAAATGAGCAAAAGCTACCACAACACGCTGCCCATCTTCGGGGAGGAAAAAGCCACCCGCAAACTCATCATGAGAATTCCCACGGACTCCACTCCCGTGGAAGAACCGAAACCGACGGAAAACTCCATCATTCTCCAGCTCTACAAGCTCTTCTCCTCTGCGGAAGGTTATGAAGACATGGTCCGCGGCTTCCGGAACGGAGGCTGCGGCTACGGCGACTTCAAAAAACGCCTCTTTGACGCCTATTGGGAATATTTTCGTGCCGCACGGGAACGCCGGGTGGAGCTGGAAGCCAGCCAGGACTATGTGCACCAGGTGCTGGAAAACGGCGCAAGAAAGGCGCGGGAAACGGCATCCGTGGTGCTGGACCGGGTTCGCCGGGCCGTGGGCCTGGGCTGA
- a CDS encoding NAD-dependent epimerase/dehydratase family protein, protein MTSLLCTESRTVLILGTGYLGRALAERLREAGHIPLTADIDPKQAIYEADMTDSASMHRLAARIPEPCLIVMCASTRGGGTEDYLRLYTKGAENTLEAFPGKPVIFCSSTSVYGITDGRWVTEEHNVYPTTEKRRLLLQAEQTILAAQGTVVRLAALYGPGRCILVSDYCAKGAALPGNMDRWMNYIHRDDAVSALFLLCTLRHPPRGIYNVADRTPMQLSEIYAYLSGLLGIPAPPRLRRVPEAAEETPASAFPAPAFCPWAGNPSTQALQTACTTFWKRWRNNASLAALLVAPSCGPDALNSTPFKNSRNFPNRFPKKDTLLKALFSSKRNYLK, encoded by the coding sequence TGACCAGCCTGTTATGTACAGAATCACGCACAGTCCTCATCCTGGGCACGGGTTACTTGGGCCGGGCCTTGGCTGAACGCCTGCGGGAAGCCGGGCACATCCCCCTGACGGCGGATATTGACCCGAAACAGGCCATTTATGAAGCGGACATGACGGACTCCGCCTCCATGCACAGGCTGGCGGCACGGATTCCGGAACCCTGCCTGATCGTCATGTGCGCCAGCACGCGGGGGGGCGGGACGGAAGACTACCTCCGATTGTATACCAAGGGGGCGGAAAACACGCTGGAAGCATTCCCCGGAAAACCGGTTATCTTCTGCTCAAGCACTTCTGTATACGGCATTACGGACGGACGCTGGGTGACGGAAGAGCACAACGTCTACCCCACGACGGAAAAAAGACGCCTTCTTCTTCAGGCGGAACAGACCATCCTGGCTGCACAGGGAACCGTAGTACGGCTGGCGGCCCTGTACGGACCGGGGCGCTGCATCCTAGTCTCCGATTACTGCGCCAAGGGAGCCGCCCTGCCCGGCAACATGGACAGATGGATGAACTACATCCACAGGGACGACGCCGTTTCCGCCCTGTTCCTGCTGTGCACGCTCCGTCATCCGCCCCGCGGCATCTACAACGTGGCAGACCGCACTCCCATGCAGTTAAGTGAGATCTACGCCTACCTTTCCGGGCTGCTCGGCATTCCAGCCCCCCCCCGTCTCCGCCGCGTTCCGGAGGCCGCCGAGGAGACACCAGCCAGCGCATTTCCTGCGCCCGCCTTCTGTCCCTGGGCTGGGAACCCCTCTACCCAAGCTTTGCAGACGGCGTGCACAACGTTCTGGAAGCGCTGGAGGAATAATGCCTCTTTGGCCGCTCTCCTGGTTGCCCCGTCTTGCGGGCCGGACGCATTGAACAGCACTCCTTTTAAAAATTCCCGCAACTTTCCAAACCGTTTTCCGAAAAAAGATACGTTACTCAAAGCCCTTTTTTCATCAAAACGGAATTACCTGAAATGA